A window from Solanum stenotomum isolate F172 chromosome 7, ASM1918654v1, whole genome shotgun sequence encodes these proteins:
- the LOC125871459 gene encoding LOW QUALITY PROTEIN: aldose reductase (The sequence of the model RefSeq protein was modified relative to this genomic sequence to represent the inferred CDS: inserted 1 base in 1 codon; substituted 1 base at 1 genomic stop codon) has product MAQMTIDPQGEKIESFVLLSGHKIPAIGLGTWRAHNARDSVYTAIVEAGYRHVDTAAEYGVQDEVGHGIKAAIHAGVERSALFVTSKLWFNLFXISRIFLYIQRAIKRIXGDIIDCFRCCDLSRERVRPALMKTLNELQLGYLDLYLIHWPFRLKDGASRPPKAGEVSDFDWEGVWREMEKLVKDKLVRDIGVCNFTVKKLKKLLDIAQIMPSVCQMEMHPGWRNEKMLEACKKNNIHVTAYSPLGSREIDLIHHPVVERVAGKLNKTPGQVLVRWAIQRGTSTIPKSDHSERIKENIKVFSWEIPELDFQAICDIPDQMRVLDGEELFVNKSDGPYKSVADIWDHQI; this is encoded by the exons ATGGCTCAGATGACAATAGACCCACAAGGTGAGAAAATTGAATCTTTTGTACTGTTGAGTGGTCACAAGATTCCTGCTATTGGTTTGGGCACTTGGAGAGCTCATAATGCAAGGGATTCTGTTTATACTGCTATTGTTGAG GCTGGCTACAGGCATGTTGACACAGCGGCAGAGTATGGAGTCCAAGATGAG GTTGGTCATGGAATTAAGGCAGCTATACATGCAGGAGTAGAGAGATCAGCCTTATTTGTCACATCTAAACTATggtttaacttattttaaatctcTAGGATTTTTTTATACATCCAACGTGCAATTAAACGAA AAGGAGATATTATTGATTGTTTTAGGTGTTGTGATTTGTCACGTGAGAGAGTTAGACCTGCATTGATGAAGACACTCAATGAATTGCAACTGGGTTATCTTGATCTCTACCTG ATTCATTGGCCCTTCCGTCTCAAGGACGGAGCTAGTAGACCTCCAAAAGCAGGGGAAGTGTCTGACTTCGATTGGGAAGGGGTTTGGAGAGAAATGGAGAAGTTAGTGAAAGATAAACTCGTACGAGATATTGGAGTATGTAATTTCACTGTCAAGAAACTTAAAAAGCTTTTAGATATTGCACAGATAATGCCTTCTGTATGCCAG ATGGAGATGCACCCTGGATGGAGAAATGAAAAAATGTTGGAAGcttgcaagaaaaataatattcacGTCACA GCGTATTCACCTTTGGGTTCGCGAGAAATTGATCTAATTCATCATCCTGTAGTAGAGAGAGTAGCAGGAAAGCTAAATAAAACGCCGGGGCAGGTGCTAGTGAGGTGGGCTATACAAAGAGGAACAAGTACAATTCCGAAATCAGATCACTCAGAAAGAATAAAAGAGAACATTAAAGTGTTTTCATGGGAAATTCCAGAGCTAGATTTCCAAGCTATTTGTGATATCCCAGATCAG ATGCGAGTATTAGATGGGGAAGAATTGTTTGTGAACAAGAGTGATGGGCCTTACAAGAGCGTAGCAGATATTTGGGACCACCAAAtctaa